A genomic region of Mesobacillus jeotgali contains the following coding sequences:
- a CDS encoding DUF58 domain-containing protein encodes MQWKKIVIEDRFLSILAFLGILLLIASFYINSWLMFGAGLMIILIAAGNSYYLKHIGEGLFFDNSRKRNRFFIGDKGEWTLQFLNQGLPIMKGYLSIYFDSAVVPVSGEYHIHSSRVDISLPFSMGQREKININIPFTAEKRGLSKIRKMELHIPHFFGFGDTILEFSDVINIEALVYPKAISVRNIDKHKSVKPGHNPSNFSLFEDNMGPIGTRDYLPTDSFNRINWKASARKMTLQTKEYERINEAGAVLFINVSDGYSVTSKLEFLMSSTAEMAYFFHKRNIPFSLCMNIRSAGFTPFTYLPLGSGKDHLQKLLDLLAIAEFHSPTIPHEQMLFFYKRHLPIAPTMIHAGIRSTRSDGYIQEWLREGVQLLELQMHNENAFLEPMKMKLKDVAGK; translated from the coding sequence ATGCAATGGAAAAAAATCGTCATTGAGGACCGTTTTCTATCCATATTGGCGTTTCTCGGAATCCTCTTACTGATTGCAAGCTTTTACATAAATTCCTGGCTAATGTTTGGAGCCGGCCTGATGATTATCCTCATTGCAGCTGGTAATTCTTATTATCTGAAACATATTGGCGAAGGCTTGTTTTTTGATAACAGCCGTAAGCGAAATCGTTTTTTTATCGGAGACAAAGGAGAGTGGACCCTTCAATTCCTTAATCAAGGCCTGCCGATAATGAAAGGTTATCTCTCCATCTATTTTGACAGTGCTGTTGTCCCTGTTTCAGGCGAGTATCATATCCATTCGTCCAGAGTTGATATAAGCCTGCCATTTTCGATGGGACAAAGAGAAAAAATAAACATCAATATTCCTTTTACAGCTGAAAAGCGAGGATTATCAAAAATTAGAAAAATGGAGTTGCATATCCCGCATTTCTTTGGGTTCGGGGATACGATTCTCGAGTTCTCTGACGTTATCAACATAGAGGCACTAGTCTATCCCAAGGCTATTTCGGTACGCAATATCGATAAACATAAGTCAGTTAAGCCTGGACACAACCCATCCAATTTCTCACTGTTTGAAGATAATATGGGACCAATAGGAACAAGAGATTATCTGCCGACAGACAGCTTCAATAGAATCAACTGGAAAGCAAGTGCAAGGAAAATGACATTGCAGACGAAAGAGTATGAGCGGATCAATGAGGCAGGTGCCGTTCTATTCATCAATGTTAGTGACGGCTATTCAGTAACTAGCAAGCTTGAATTTTTGATGAGCAGTACAGCAGAAATGGCTTACTTTTTTCATAAGCGGAATATTCCCTTCTCTCTCTGCATGAATATCAGGTCTGCAGGATTCACACCATTTACTTATCTGCCATTAGGGTCAGGCAAGGATCATCTGCAAAAGCTGCTTGATTTACTGGCAATTGCAGAATTCCATTCACCAACTATTCCACATGAGCAGATGCTATTTTTTTATAAAAGACATTTGCCGATTGCACCAACCATGATCCATGCAGGGATTCGTTCAACCAGATCAGATGGATATATCCAGGAATGGTTAAGAGAGGGAGTTCAATTATTAGAGCTGCAAATGCATAACGAAAATGCCTTCCTGGAACCAATGAAAATGAAGTTGAAGGATGTGGCTGGAAAGTGA
- a CDS encoding phosphocarrier protein HPr produces MVQKQFKVVAETGIHARPATMLVQAASKFDSEIHLEYKEKKVNLKSIMGVMSLGIGQGADITIFAEGSDEQDALNTLEEALKKEGLAE; encoded by the coding sequence ATGGTACAAAAACAATTCAAGGTTGTTGCTGAAACAGGAATTCACGCTCGTCCTGCTACGATGCTTGTACAGGCTGCAAGCAAGTTCGATTCAGAAATCCACTTAGAATATAAAGAAAAAAAGGTTAACCTTAAGTCAATCATGGGTGTTATGTCATTAGGAATCGGCCAGGGAGCAGATATCACAATCTTCGCTGAAGGAAGCGACGAGCAAGATGCACTTAACACACTAGAAGAAGCTCTTAAAAAAGAAGGTTTAGCTGAATAA
- the ptsP gene encoding phosphoenolpyruvate--protein phosphotransferase: MGFLQGIAASNGIAIAKAYKLVEPDFSFEKRTIEAPAEEIERFQSALQTSKAELEKIRDHAGTALGADKAAIFDAHLLVLSDPELISPIEDKIKTENVNAEQALKDTADMFIGMFESMDNEYMKERAADIRDVTKRVLAHLLGIQIPNPSMIAEEVVIVAEDLTPSDTAQLNRQFVKGFTTNIGGRTSHSAIMARSMEIPAVVGTKAATEEINNGDIVVVDGLKGEVHFNPTPEVLEAYKKIQEDFEKQKAEWAKLVNEKSVTADGHHVELAANIGTPKDLKGVVENGGEGVGLYRTEFLYMDRDQLPTEEEQYTAYKAVLEGMEGKPVVVRTLDIGGDKELPYLNLPKEMNPFLGFRAIRLCLEEVDIFRTQLRALLRASVHGNLKVMFPMIATLNEFREAKAMLEEEKAKLIQEGVKVAEKHIELGIMVEIPSTAVLADQFAKEVDFFSIGTNDLIQYTMAADRMNQQVSYLYQPYNPSILRLVKMVIDAAHKEGKWAGMCGEMAGDETAIPILLGLGLDEFSMSASSILKARSLIRNLNKADMEKLASSVLNMSTTEEVVEAVNQVVSL; encoded by the coding sequence ATGGGCTTTCTCCAGGGAATTGCCGCTTCAAACGGCATTGCAATCGCGAAAGCTTACAAGCTTGTTGAACCGGATTTTTCTTTTGAAAAGAGAACAATAGAAGCTCCTGCTGAAGAAATTGAGCGTTTCCAGTCAGCGCTTCAGACATCAAAAGCTGAGCTTGAAAAAATCCGCGATCATGCTGGAACGGCTTTAGGTGCTGATAAAGCAGCGATTTTTGATGCTCACCTTCTAGTATTGAGCGATCCAGAATTAATTTCACCCATCGAAGATAAAATCAAAACTGAAAATGTCAATGCTGAGCAGGCATTGAAAGATACAGCTGATATGTTCATTGGCATGTTCGAATCCATGGACAATGAATATATGAAAGAGCGTGCGGCAGATATCCGTGACGTAACGAAGCGTGTATTGGCTCATCTGTTGGGGATCCAGATTCCTAATCCTAGCATGATTGCGGAAGAAGTAGTCATCGTGGCAGAGGATTTGACTCCTTCAGATACTGCTCAATTGAATCGCCAATTTGTAAAAGGCTTTACAACGAACATTGGCGGACGTACATCCCATTCTGCGATCATGGCTCGTTCAATGGAGATTCCTGCAGTCGTAGGGACGAAGGCAGCTACAGAAGAAATCAATAACGGGGATATCGTCGTTGTTGATGGATTGAAGGGCGAAGTTCATTTCAATCCAACTCCTGAAGTGCTAGAAGCCTATAAAAAGATTCAGGAAGATTTCGAAAAGCAAAAAGCTGAGTGGGCTAAACTTGTCAATGAAAAGTCTGTAACAGCTGATGGCCATCATGTTGAACTTGCAGCTAATATCGGTACACCTAAGGATTTGAAGGGTGTAGTTGAAAATGGCGGCGAGGGCGTTGGGCTATACCGTACAGAATTCCTTTACATGGACAGGGACCAGCTTCCTACTGAAGAGGAACAATATACAGCTTATAAGGCAGTGCTTGAAGGCATGGAAGGCAAGCCAGTCGTTGTCCGAACTTTGGACATCGGCGGAGATAAAGAACTTCCGTATTTGAACCTGCCTAAAGAAATGAACCCGTTCCTTGGCTTCAGGGCAATCCGCCTTTGCCTTGAGGAAGTGGATATTTTCCGCACACAGTTACGTGCTCTTTTACGTGCCAGTGTGCATGGTAACCTGAAGGTTATGTTCCCAATGATCGCTACTCTGAACGAGTTCAGGGAAGCAAAAGCAATGCTTGAAGAAGAAAAGGCGAAATTGATTCAGGAAGGCGTAAAGGTTGCTGAAAAACATATTGAGCTTGGCATCATGGTTGAGATTCCTTCCACAGCTGTCCTTGCAGACCAATTCGCTAAGGAAGTCGATTTCTTCAGCATCGGAACAAATGACTTGATTCAATACACAATGGCAGCGGACAGGATGAACCAGCAAGTATCATACTTGTACCAGCCATACAACCCATCAATCCTCCGTCTTGTAAAAATGGTCATTGATGCAGCTCATAAAGAAGGCAAGTGGGCTGGAATGTGCGGAGAAATGGCTGGAGACGAAACGGCAATTCCAATCCTGCTTGGTCTTGGCCTTGACGAGTTCTCCATGAGTGCTTCTTCCATTCTGAAAGCACGCTCATTGATCAGGAACCTAAACAAAGCGGATATGGAAAAACTGGCTTCCAGTGTACTGAATATGAGTACAACAGAAGAAGTTGTAGAAGCAGTAAACCAGGTTGTTTCTTTGTAA
- a CDS encoding GNAT family N-acetyltransferase — protein MFYKELYVYDSNKPVKATIRNYQKNDFDQLIQVQKEAFPPPFPEELLWNTEQLTNHTSLFPDGALCVEIGGRIAGSITGLIVHLGDGDEDHSWAEITDNGYIRNHDPVGNTLYIVDICISPAYRKLGLGKWMMQAMYETVVQLGLKRLLGGGRMPGYHLHSSELSIEEYAEKVLQGELKDPVVSFLLRCGRTPVKPVANYLEDEESMNYGMLMEWKNPFKV, from the coding sequence ATGTTTTATAAAGAGCTTTATGTTTACGACAGCAACAAACCAGTAAAGGCCACCATCAGAAACTACCAAAAAAATGATTTTGACCAGTTGATTCAGGTACAAAAGGAAGCCTTTCCGCCTCCGTTTCCAGAAGAACTCCTGTGGAATACCGAACAACTGACCAATCATACTAGCTTATTTCCGGATGGTGCACTCTGCGTAGAAATCGGTGGCAGAATCGCCGGTTCCATAACTGGCTTGATTGTTCATTTAGGCGATGGTGACGAAGACCATTCCTGGGCAGAAATAACTGATAATGGCTATATACGGAATCACGACCCAGTGGGCAATACTCTCTACATTGTCGACATTTGCATAAGCCCTGCTTATCGCAAACTCGGTCTTGGAAAATGGATGATGCAAGCTATGTATGAGACTGTTGTGCAATTGGGGCTCAAACGGCTTTTGGGCGGTGGCCGGATGCCAGGATACCATTTGCATTCCTCCGAACTGTCCATTGAGGAATATGCAGAAAAGGTGCTTCAAGGTGAATTGAAGGACCCTGTCGTTTCATTTTTACTGCGCTGCGGCCGGACACCAGTCAAACCCGTAGCAAATTATCTTGAGGACGAAGAATCCATGAATTATGGAATGCTGATGGAATGGAAGAATCCGTTTAAAGTTTAG
- a CDS encoding NAD(P)-dependent oxidoreductase yields MLSKEDTVIGFIGTGVMGKSMAGHLLDAGYQLTVYTRSKEKAADLLEKGAVWSETPRDVAQKADVVFTIVGYPSDVKEVYLGENGLIAHAKPGSYLIDMTTSTPSLAKEIYEKAKEKGIHAIDAPVSGGDIGAREARLAVMVGGDDEAFLQVEPLLNILGTNIVHQGEAGAGQHTKMCNQIAIASNMIGVCEAIIYAEKAGLDPETVLKSISTGAAGSWSLTNLAPRMIDDNFEPGFYIKHFIKDMKIALDEANRMDMQVPGLSLALSLYEQIAENGEENSGTQALYKHWKHS; encoded by the coding sequence ATGCTTTCTAAAGAAGATACGGTAATTGGCTTTATTGGTACAGGAGTTATGGGAAAAAGCATGGCAGGTCATCTACTCGATGCGGGTTATCAGCTCACCGTATATACCAGATCAAAGGAAAAGGCTGCTGATCTGCTGGAAAAAGGAGCGGTATGGTCAGAGACTCCGCGTGATGTAGCACAGAAGGCAGATGTTGTTTTTACGATCGTTGGCTATCCATCAGACGTGAAAGAAGTTTATTTAGGGGAGAACGGTCTTATCGCCCATGCCAAGCCAGGCAGTTATTTAATTGATATGACAACCTCTACTCCTTCCCTTGCAAAAGAGATTTATGAAAAGGCAAAAGAGAAGGGAATTCATGCAATTGATGCGCCAGTTTCCGGCGGGGACATCGGTGCCCGTGAAGCAAGGCTTGCTGTAATGGTGGGTGGCGATGATGAGGCTTTTCTTCAGGTAGAACCACTGCTTAACATCCTTGGCACTAATATTGTTCATCAGGGAGAGGCAGGTGCCGGGCAGCACACAAAAATGTGCAACCAAATTGCCATTGCCTCCAATATGATCGGAGTGTGCGAAGCGATTATCTATGCTGAAAAAGCTGGCCTTGATCCTGAAACCGTATTGAAGAGCATATCGACTGGTGCTGCAGGCAGCTGGTCGCTTACTAACCTTGCACCAAGAATGATTGATGACAATTTTGAGCCGGGATTTTACATCAAGCACTTTATCAAGGACATGAAAATCGCCCTGGATGAAGCGAATCGTATGGACATGCAAGTGCCAGGACTTTCTTTGGCATTGTCGCTATATGAGCAAATCGCGGAAAACGGCGAAGAAAACAGCGGTACACAGGCACTATATAAGCACTGGAAACATTCATAA
- a CDS encoding aminotransferase A — MEHLINNRVKNIEISGIRKFFNMVADVKDMVSLTIGQPDFPTPVHVKEAGKKAIDDNITTYTHNAGLIQLRKAAADFYRKKYSVDYSAEHEAIITAGASEAIDITFRTILEEGCEVIIPGPVYPGYEPIIKLCGAIPVYADIRNTQFRMTAELIESLITEKTRCIVLPYPSNPTGVSLNEEELKEIVQLLKDREIFVLADEIYSELVYEQQHVSIAQFMKGKTIVINGLSKSHSMTGWRIGMLFAPEYLAKHILKVHQYNVTCATSISQMAALEALTAGVDDALPMKQEYASRRDYVFNRLQSMGLDVIKPDGAFYFFVKIPASNISSFDFCMELVNKAKLAVVPGSAFSELGEGYFRLSYAYSMDTLKEGLDRLESYLRK; from the coding sequence GTGGAACATTTAATTAATAATAGGGTGAAAAATATAGAAATCTCTGGAATCAGGAAATTCTTTAATATGGTTGCAGATGTGAAAGACATGGTTTCCTTGACCATAGGCCAGCCTGACTTTCCGACACCGGTACATGTCAAAGAAGCTGGCAAGAAAGCGATAGATGATAACATCACAACATATACCCATAACGCAGGTTTAATCCAGCTAAGGAAGGCTGCGGCGGACTTTTACCGAAAAAAATATAGTGTCGATTATTCAGCAGAACATGAAGCAATTATTACTGCAGGAGCAAGTGAGGCTATTGATATAACTTTCAGGACCATTCTTGAAGAAGGGTGTGAGGTCATCATCCCGGGGCCTGTTTACCCAGGGTATGAACCAATTATCAAGCTTTGCGGTGCTATTCCGGTCTATGCGGATATCAGGAATACACAATTCAGGATGACTGCGGAGTTGATTGAAAGCCTGATTACGGAGAAAACAAGGTGTATTGTCCTCCCATATCCATCAAATCCGACAGGGGTAAGCTTGAATGAAGAGGAACTGAAAGAAATCGTACAGCTACTAAAAGACAGGGAAATCTTTGTCCTGGCAGATGAAATCTACAGTGAGCTTGTTTATGAGCAGCAGCATGTTTCAATTGCCCAGTTCATGAAAGGAAAAACCATTGTTATCAATGGACTATCCAAATCCCACTCGATGACGGGCTGGCGAATAGGGATGCTTTTTGCACCTGAGTATCTTGCAAAACATATTCTGAAAGTGCATCAATACAATGTGACATGTGCGACTTCGATTTCACAAATGGCTGCTTTAGAGGCTTTGACAGCTGGGGTTGATGACGCATTGCCAATGAAGCAGGAGTATGCTTCAAGGCGGGATTATGTATTCAACAGACTACAGTCCATGGGACTTGATGTAATCAAGCCTGATGGCGCGTTTTACTTTTTTGTCAAAATTCCTGCATCAAATATTTCATCATTTGATTTTTGCATGGAATTGGTCAATAAAGCGAAGCTGGCAGTGGTTCCAGGGAGTGCATTCTCTGAATTAGGAGAAGGATATTTCAGACTTTCTTACGCGTACTCAATGGATACGCTAAAAGAAGGGCTCGATCGTTTGGAAAGTTACTTGCGAAAGTAA
- a CDS encoding DinB family protein, translating to MNLEEIKQHYKEFDGWVHSLKGLSDAEWNKPLGDGKWSVAAVVSHLLFWDQYSLKERFPYFKEGAELPSYPDFQSVNERAREYAENTATKEEILDGLLAVREEFHKMLEEMDNDKLAVSFKISEHHMTVGAYLIDFIQHDLHHQKQVDAALGRTLMK from the coding sequence TTGAATTTGGAAGAGATAAAACAACATTATAAAGAATTTGATGGATGGGTCCATTCGCTCAAAGGCCTGTCAGATGCTGAATGGAATAAGCCTTTAGGGGATGGGAAATGGTCGGTTGCAGCAGTTGTGTCGCACCTGCTTTTCTGGGATCAATACTCATTAAAGGAAAGGTTCCCTTACTTCAAAGAAGGAGCTGAATTACCTTCCTACCCTGATTTTCAAAGTGTCAACGAACGTGCGCGTGAATACGCAGAAAATACAGCAACAAAGGAAGAAATTCTCGATGGGCTCCTTGCTGTGCGTGAGGAATTCCATAAAATGCTTGAAGAAATGGACAATGACAAGTTAGCTGTGTCATTTAAAATTTCTGAACACCACATGACGGTTGGGGCATATCTGATCGATTTTATCCAGCACGACCTTCATCATCAAAAGCAAGTTGATGCAGCATTAGGCAGGACATTGATGAAATAA
- a CDS encoding chemotaxis protein, whose translation MNDSSILLESGTNELEIVEFGIGQNKFAINVMKVKEILNPVPVVAIPNAHPFVEGIMELRGEVLPVINVAAALGLKESTNPEQDKLIVAEFNQMKTVFHVHAVSQIHRISWAQIEKPSEMYQGQESQIIGVIKLGGEMVLFLDFEKILLEINPESGIKVSDVKKLGPRERSLKKIVIAEDSAMLRKMLHDTLSEAGFQYLEFFENGQDVITYLEHLAENADVFSEAVQLVITDIEMPQMDGHHLTKRIKEHPVLEKLPVIIFSSLITNELRHKGSVVGADAQISKPEIGELVLKIDELIL comes from the coding sequence ATGAATGATAGCAGTATTTTATTAGAATCAGGCACGAATGAACTGGAAATTGTCGAGTTCGGCATTGGCCAGAATAAATTTGCGATAAATGTCATGAAAGTTAAAGAAATCCTTAATCCTGTACCTGTAGTAGCAATTCCGAATGCCCATCCATTTGTTGAAGGAATCATGGAACTTAGGGGAGAAGTGCTGCCAGTCATCAATGTCGCTGCTGCGCTGGGCCTAAAGGAGTCAACAAATCCAGAGCAGGACAAGTTGATCGTCGCCGAATTCAATCAGATGAAGACGGTCTTCCACGTCCATGCAGTTTCGCAAATTCACCGCATCTCCTGGGCTCAAATTGAGAAGCCGTCAGAAATGTATCAGGGGCAGGAAAGCCAAATAATCGGAGTAATCAAGTTAGGCGGGGAAATGGTGCTTTTCCTGGACTTTGAAAAAATTCTTCTTGAGATCAATCCTGAATCTGGAATCAAGGTCAGTGATGTCAAGAAACTCGGCCCGAGGGAGCGATCTTTGAAGAAAATCGTGATTGCGGAAGACTCTGCGATGTTAAGAAAAATGCTTCATGATACTTTGAGTGAAGCTGGATTCCAATACCTTGAATTCTTTGAGAATGGACAGGATGTCATTACATACCTTGAACACCTGGCAGAGAATGCTGACGTTTTTTCAGAGGCAGTACAGCTTGTGATCACAGACATTGAAATGCCGCAAATGGATGGACATCACCTGACAAAAAGGATAAAAGAACATCCGGTTCTGGAAAAACTTCCAGTTATCATTTTCTCATCGTTAATCACGAATGAACTGCGCCATAAGGGTAGTGTCGTGGGAGCAGATGCCCAGATCAGCAAGCCAGAGATAGGTGAATTGGTCCTGAAGATAGATGAATTGATTTTATAA
- a CDS encoding YkyB family protein, translating to MNNERNKIPSLRPTIENLSQAIFTVNRHAKTAPNPKFLYQLKHDAIKKMLREGKAKKTGLHFSNNPRNSQQQSDVLVVCGDYTFHIPPTKQDFEQLPHLGKLDQSVRNPRATISLTTAKRLLSVYTGLKESTETAGAGKTRKYTKPVFKKLGERYP from the coding sequence TTGAATAATGAAAGGAACAAGATCCCCTCACTCCGTCCAACGATCGAGAACCTCTCACAAGCAATCTTCACTGTGAACCGTCATGCCAAGACTGCACCCAATCCGAAATTTTTGTATCAGTTAAAACATGATGCGATTAAAAAAATGCTGCGTGAAGGCAAAGCTAAAAAAACAGGACTCCATTTTTCAAACAACCCTAGAAACAGCCAGCAGCAATCAGACGTACTAGTGGTTTGCGGTGATTACACATTCCACATCCCGCCGACTAAACAGGATTTCGAGCAGCTTCCCCACTTAGGCAAACTCGATCAGTCAGTGAGGAACCCAAGGGCTACCATTTCCTTGACTACCGCGAAAAGGTTATTGTCAGTCTACACAGGGTTGAAAGAATCCACTGAAACGGCTGGAGCAGGCAAGACGAGGAAATATACGAAACCCGTATTCAAGAAGCTTGGGGAACGCTACCCGTAA
- a CDS encoding L,D-transpeptidase family protein has protein sequence MYHIVKRGETLAVIAANYRRPLQQILAANPGITNPALIYPGQRIAIPGLPDPASIPYSISVSLGNKRLTLFRSGTLIKSYPVGIGKMLTQTPVGEYVIVNREPNPGGPYGSMWLSLSKLGYGIHGTNNPASIGKAVSKGCIRMHNKDVLELARQVPNGTRVRITL, from the coding sequence ATGTATCACATTGTTAAAAGAGGAGAAACGCTAGCAGTAATTGCCGCTAATTATCGCAGGCCGCTTCAACAAATCCTTGCGGCCAATCCTGGTATCACGAATCCTGCACTAATCTATCCTGGCCAGCGAATTGCAATTCCGGGACTTCCAGACCCAGCTTCTATTCCTTATTCGATTTCCGTTTCTCTGGGCAACAAAAGGCTTACACTTTTTCGATCAGGCACGTTGATAAAATCCTATCCCGTTGGCATCGGGAAAATGCTAACGCAAACCCCGGTTGGCGAATATGTGATTGTGAACAGAGAACCTAATCCTGGCGGTCCATACGGCTCCATGTGGTTGTCGTTATCAAAACTTGGCTATGGCATTCATGGAACAAATAATCCTGCTTCGATCGGCAAGGCCGTTTCGAAGGGATGTATACGGATGCATAACAAAGATGTTCTTGAGCTGGCACGGCAAGTTCCCAATGGAACTAGAGTCAGAATCACTCTATAA
- a CDS encoding EAL domain-containing protein produces the protein MNQMKQSRITKRRGVSASTKIEQMISDIIFKHVKDLVFIMQVEPGYQFRYLFANENGLLHAGMAVSDIGRTMDEVLSLNHLNPLKKQYIKAVKEGLEVVFHDEVDMDNDNQVFGETLLTPIKDEDGEVKYVVAVTRDITENFKEKNRLIDSEQRYRSLIDHNLDAVFSIDLKGKILDVNPAAQLLTGYTVKQLKSKRITSLICESDLPPFKEVLSDTKIGNAKESLDCRFMHRKGKFLTVHLKTIPIVIHSEIKGMYIIIRDLSEQAKSTELIKYMAFHDQLTGLRNRRALLDQLDSLVKNKTKQKTEFALLFLDIDRFKYLNDTLGHFVGDQILKQVADRLIDIQKENCTVYRQGGDEFIILLEKTGRKGAGEFAQKVLFRFNESFYFNSQEYYITPSIGISLFPNDGKDAEALIKYADEALYSVKEKGKAHYQFYRSDMQSTGVNIIALEAHLRKAIERDELELYYQPQINLLTNEISSFEALLRWNNSEFGFISPAEFIPLAEDTGLIIPIGNWVIDGACRQVKEWTEKAGKPIRIAINISPKQFMQLDLVRVIKSSIEKYNIEPSLLEIEITEGAMQDTKETIPILKRLKDLGIKISVDDFGTGYSSLSYLKQFPIDVLKIDQSFIRDIKYNGKDAAIITTIIHLGNSLGMEVIAEGVEEQSQVDFLTNADCEKAQGFFFARPLRAQEAEEKFILKPKASS, from the coding sequence ATGAATCAGATGAAGCAATCAAGAATAACTAAAAGAAGAGGCGTTTCTGCCTCGACAAAAATAGAACAGATGATTTCAGATATCATCTTTAAACATGTAAAAGATCTTGTTTTTATCATGCAGGTCGAACCGGGTTACCAATTCCGTTATTTATTTGCCAATGAGAATGGTCTTCTCCATGCGGGGATGGCTGTTAGTGATATCGGCAGGACGATGGATGAGGTTCTATCTCTAAACCATCTGAATCCATTGAAAAAGCAATATATTAAGGCAGTAAAAGAGGGCTTGGAAGTCGTTTTTCATGATGAAGTAGACATGGATAACGACAATCAGGTTTTTGGAGAGACGCTTTTGACCCCAATCAAGGATGAAGACGGGGAAGTAAAATATGTTGTAGCGGTAACCAGGGATATAACAGAGAATTTTAAAGAAAAAAATAGATTGATTGATAGCGAGCAACGCTATCGTTCGCTAATTGACCATAATCTGGATGCTGTTTTTTCAATTGATTTAAAGGGGAAGATCCTTGATGTTAACCCCGCCGCTCAATTATTGACAGGCTACACTGTCAAACAGCTAAAATCGAAGAGAATCACGAGCTTAATATGTGAAAGTGATCTGCCTCCCTTTAAGGAAGTCTTATCCGATACGAAAATAGGTAATGCAAAGGAATCCCTCGATTGTCGATTCATGCACCGAAAAGGAAAGTTCCTGACGGTCCATTTAAAGACAATTCCAATCGTAATTCATTCTGAAATTAAGGGTATGTATATCATTATCAGAGATCTTTCTGAGCAGGCAAAAAGCACAGAGCTGATTAAGTACATGGCATTTCATGACCAGCTGACTGGATTGCGCAACAGGCGTGCCCTCCTTGATCAACTGGATAGTCTTGTAAAAAATAAAACAAAGCAAAAGACTGAATTTGCCCTTCTGTTCCTGGATATAGATCGTTTCAAGTATTTGAATGATACACTTGGACATTTTGTTGGTGACCAGATATTGAAGCAAGTTGCCGATCGATTGATCGACATCCAAAAAGAAAACTGTACTGTTTACAGACAGGGCGGCGATGAATTTATCATTTTACTAGAAAAAACAGGCAGAAAAGGTGCGGGGGAATTTGCTCAAAAGGTATTATTCAGGTTCAATGAATCTTTTTATTTCAATTCTCAGGAGTACTATATTACACCGAGTATTGGTATAAGCCTTTTCCCGAATGACGGGAAGGATGCGGAAGCTCTGATTAAATATGCTGATGAAGCTTTATATAGCGTAAAAGAAAAAGGAAAGGCCCATTATCAATTTTATCGCTCTGACATGCAGTCAACCGGGGTAAATATCATAGCGCTCGAGGCTCATTTGCGAAAAGCGATCGAACGGGACGAACTAGAACTCTATTACCAGCCGCAGATCAATCTGCTTACCAATGAAATATCAAGCTTCGAAGCATTGCTGCGCTGGAACAACAGTGAATTCGGCTTTATTTCACCAGCTGAATTCATTCCTCTTGCAGAGGACACAGGGTTGATTATACCGATTGGCAACTGGGTAATTGACGGGGCATGCCGGCAAGTCAAGGAATGGACGGAAAAGGCCGGTAAGCCAATCAGGATTGCTATTAATATATCTCCTAAGCAATTCATGCAGTTGGATTTAGTGCGGGTCATTAAGAGTTCGATAGAGAAGTACAATATTGAGCCATCTCTTCTGGAGATTGAAATTACCGAGGGAGCAATGCAGGATACAAAGGAGACGATCCCAATCCTGAAGCGGTTGAAGGACTTGGGAATCAAAATTTCGGTTGATGATTTTGGAACTGGGTATTCATCGCTTAGTTATTTGAAACAGTTTCCTATTGATGTATTGAAAATTGACCAGAGTTTCATAAGAGATATAAAGTATAACGGCAAGGATGCCGCAATCATAACAACGATCATCCACTTGGGCAACAGTCTTGGAATGGAAGTGATTGCCGAGGGTGTCGAGGAGCAGAGCCAGGTTGATTTCCTGACAAATGCCGATTGTGAAAAGGCACAGGGTTTCTTTTTTGCAAGACCATTAAGAGCTCAGGAAGCTGAGGAAAAGTTCATCCTGAAACCAAAAGCAAGCAGCTGA